The following proteins are encoded in a genomic region of Cercospora beticola chromosome 8, complete sequence:
- the VPS74 gene encoding Vacuolar protein sorting-associated protein 74 (BUSCO:EOG092631QQ), whose translation MATASGSGLTRRRGAGAANTNPDSNNENESSRVSSPVPTKNNPYGGPETSYESGENGHKIAFDPRDISESAERSKQPKLTLMEEVLLMGLKDKQGYLSFWNDNISYALRGCIVIELAFRGRISMQKGSERRRFPLAERLIEVVDDTLTGEVLLDEALKMMKSSEKMSVSSWIDLMSGETWNLMKIGYQLKQVRERLAKGLVDKGILRTEKRNFLLFDMATHPVTDNSAKDEIRRRVRTFLTQRTVVLPGSQWLPEEMEFRYLRTIAMLCAAYAANVLENALTTLGHEARERAFAQVDELLAEYSQWPFGKRAGGPSAIGANLDGIVRDEVNGAKDKELQLEVVAACLSVFTRLDSLL comes from the exons ATGGCCACGGCCTCCGGCTCCGGCCTCACGCGTCGCCGCGGCGCCGGTGCAGCCAACACGAACCCCGACTCCAACAACGAGAACGAATCCAGCCGAGTCTCGTCGCCCGTGCCCACCAAAAACAACCCCTACGGCGGCCCCGAAACTTCCTACGAGAGCGGTGAAAATGGCCACAAGATTGCTTTCGACCCGCGCGACATTTCCGAGTCGGCGGAACGTAGCAAGCAGCCCAAGCTGACGCTCATGGAGGAAGTCCTTCTCATGGGGTTGAAAGATAAGCAAGGATATTTGAGTTTCTGGAATGACAACATTTCATATGCGCTGAGAGGGTGTATTGTTATTGAGCTGGCGTTTCGGGGCAGGATCTCTATGCAGAAGGGGAGTGAAAGGAGGCGATTCCCCTTGGCGGAGAGGTTGATTGAGGTGGTGGATGACACTCTGACAGGAGAGGTTTTGTTGGACGAGGcgctgaagatgatgaagagtaGTGAGAAGATGAGCGTGAGCAGCTGGATTGATCTCATGTCGG GCGAAACATGGAACCTCATGAAAATCGGCTATCAACTCAAACAAGTCCGTGAACGACTCGCCAAAGGACTGGTCGATAAGGGCATTCTGCGAACCGAAAAGCgcaacttcctcctcttcgataTGGCTACACATCCTGTGACAGACAACTCGGCAAAAGACGAGATCCGTCGGCGCGTGCGAACCTTCCTCACACAACGTACTGTCGTGCTACCTGGCTCGCAATGGCTTCCGGAGGAGATGGAATTCCGGTACTTAAGAACCATCGCAATGCTTTGCGCGGCATATGCGGCGAACGTGCTGGAGAATGCTTTGACGACATTGGGGCATGAGGCACGGGAAAGAGCTTTCGCGCAAGTAGATGAGCTGCTTGCAGAGTACAGCCAGTGGCCTTTCGGGAAGAGAGCAGGTGGACCTTCGGCGATTGGAGCAAATCTTGATGGGATCGTCCGGGATGAAGTGAATGGTGCGAAGGACAAGGAGTTGCAGCTGGAG GTCGTGGCCGCTTGCCTGAGCGTCTTCACTCGTCTCGATTCGCTGTTGTAG